The following are from one region of the Anaeropeptidivorans aminofermentans genome:
- a CDS encoding alpha/beta fold hydrolase produces MNKAYFSFRSEDRQSIINAYIFYPEGEIKAVLQIAHGMKEYFLRYEEFVHFLVKKGIAVCGNDHLGHGNINPRLKGYTGGRRGYFVMASDMHFVYEHVSQMFPEKPYFLMGHSMGSFLSRLYAKKWGYELTGLILSGTGNADVLTKLLYRAMIFYSAVMVAVKGPYAPAHDLERLSQNMFNKRFKPLKTAADWQTSNTLKAEEFIKDPLCSFQFTYGAYRDLLSLIVMVSKRGFGKFLPKNMPVLLFSGRKDPVGTFGLGVYEVFRDFRRAGLKDVTMKLYKDGRHEMLNEVNYKEVYEYVYQWITDRIGA; encoded by the coding sequence TTGAATAAAGCGTATTTTTCATTTCGCTCAGAGGACAGGCAAAGCATTATAAACGCCTATATTTTTTATCCTGAAGGAGAGATAAAGGCCGTTTTGCAAATTGCCCACGGCATGAAGGAATACTTTTTGAGATATGAGGAATTTGTGCATTTTCTCGTTAAAAAGGGGATTGCCGTCTGCGGAAATGACCATTTAGGCCATGGAAATATAAATCCCCGGCTGAAAGGTTACACCGGCGGAAGACGGGGTTATTTTGTTATGGCTTCCGATATGCATTTCGTATATGAGCATGTAAGCCAAATGTTTCCCGAAAAGCCTTATTTTTTAATGGGCCACAGCATGGGCTCTTTTCTTTCAAGGCTATACGCCAAAAAATGGGGATATGAACTTACAGGGCTTATACTTTCGGGAACAGGAAATGCAGATGTTTTAACTAAGCTTCTGTATCGAGCCATGATTTTTTATTCGGCCGTTATGGTGGCCGTAAAAGGGCCTTATGCCCCGGCTCATGATTTGGAAAGATTAAGCCAAAATATGTTTAATAAAAGATTCAAGCCCCTTAAAACCGCCGCCGACTGGCAGACAAGCAATACCTTAAAAGCGGAGGAATTTATAAAGGACCCTTTATGCAGCTTTCAATTTACCTACGGGGCCTATCGGGACTTATTAAGCCTTATTGTTATGGTTTCAAAAAGAGGCTTCGGGAAATTCCTTCCGAAAAACATGCCTGTGCTTCTTTTTTCCGGCAGAAAAGACCCTGTGGGAACCTTCGGCCTGGGGGTTTATGAGGTTTTCAGAGACTTTAGAAGAGCAGGCCTTAAAGACGTTACGATGAAACTTTATAAAGACGGAAGGCATGAAATGCTTAACGAAGTAAATTATAAAGAAGTTTATGAATATGTTTATCAATGGATTACTGATAGAATAGGTGCTTAA
- a CDS encoding Maf family protein: MKKLILASNSSRRQDILRKAGYSFSVHIAEIDENKYMKGELSAEDTVALLSRLKGEAAVKEITGEYVLLSADTIVVHENRIIGKPESPEDAFHILKSLCSKCHKVYTAVTIFNVDHENIDVIPILDSSDVYMGDLSDGEIISYINTKEPMDKAGAYGIQGLAGLFVDKIEGDFYNVEGLPLRKVYKELKKLGIYPHAISDQYAY, from the coding sequence ATGAAAAAATTAATACTGGCATCGAATTCAAGCCGCAGGCAGGACATCCTTAGAAAAGCCGGCTATAGCTTTTCCGTTCATATTGCAGAAATTGACGAAAATAAATATATGAAGGGCGAACTATCCGCTGAAGACACTGTGGCCTTGCTTTCAAGGCTTAAAGGCGAAGCGGCTGTTAAAGAAATTACAGGAGAATACGTTCTTTTGTCGGCAGATACTATTGTCGTTCATGAGAATCGAATCATAGGAAAGCCAGAATCCCCTGAAGACGCCTTTCATATCCTTAAATCTTTATGCAGTAAATGCCATAAGGTATATACTGCCGTAACCATATTTAATGTAGATCATGAAAACATTGATGTGATTCCCATCCTGGACAGTTCAGACGTCTATATGGGAGACCTCAGCGACGGCGAAATTATTTCTTACATTAACACAAAAGAGCCTATGGATAAAGCAGGGGCCTACGGAATACAGGGTCTCGCCGGCCTCTTTGTAGATAAAATAGAAGGGGACTTCTATAATGTGGAAGGCCTGCCCTTAAGAAAGGTCTATAAAGAGCTTAAAAAGCTTGGGATATATCCCCATGCAATTTCTGATCAGTATGCTTATTAA
- a CDS encoding DUF4321 domain-containing protein, whose protein sequence is MSFKNPKNSGQLLIIMLCGIVIGGFIGKYAGDLPYMGFLKFGETFGLSSPVILDLGIMTLTLGFSFTINIAGIIGLILGIVAYRKL, encoded by the coding sequence ATGAGCTTTAAAAACCCCAAAAATTCAGGGCAGCTTTTAATCATTATGCTCTGCGGAATCGTTATAGGCGGTTTCATCGGCAAATATGCCGGGGACCTGCCTTATATGGGCTTCTTAAAATTCGGTGAGACCTTCGGCTTAAGCTCTCCCGTAATCCTTGATTTAGGGATAATGACGCTTACCTTGGGTTTTTCCTTTACGATTAACATTGCCGGTATCATCGGGCTTATCCTCGGTATCGTGGCATATAGAAAGCTGTAG
- a CDS encoding HDIG domain-containing metalloprotein — protein sequence MQPTREEAYALLLKYNKSPALINHALAVEGTMRHFAALLGEDEEKWGVVGLIHDIDYEKYPDEHCVKAVEILKENNIDEDIIRAVVSHGYGLCADVKPEHIMEKVLYTIDELTGLINAAAIMRPSKSVMDLEYKSLIKKYKSKGFAQGVNREVIENGAEMLSMDLKYIIEETINAMRKIADSIGLGGVAVE from the coding sequence ATGCAGCCTACAAGAGAAGAAGCCTACGCGCTTTTGTTAAAATATAACAAAAGCCCTGCCCTTATAAATCATGCCCTTGCCGTAGAGGGAACCATGAGGCATTTTGCCGCGCTTTTAGGAGAAGATGAAGAGAAATGGGGCGTAGTAGGCCTTATTCACGATATTGATTATGAAAAATATCCCGATGAGCACTGTGTAAAAGCCGTAGAGATATTAAAGGAAAACAATATAGACGAAGATATTATCAGGGCGGTTGTTTCCCACGGCTATGGCTTATGCGCAGACGTTAAGCCCGAGCATATTATGGAAAAGGTTTTATATACCATAGACGAGCTTACAGGCCTTATAAATGCCGCTGCCATTATGCGCCCTTCCAAAAGCGTGATGGATTTGGAATATAAATCTTTGATTAAAAAGTATAAGTCAAAGGGCTTTGCTCAAGGGGTAAACAGAGAGGTCATAGAAAATGGAGCAGAAATGCTTTCCATGGATTTAAAATATATTATAGAAGAAACAATCAATGCCATGAGAAAAATAGCCGATTCCATCGGCCTTGGTGGTGTGGCGGTTGAATAA
- a CDS encoding rod shape-determining protein, with the protein MFTKDLGIDLGTANTLVFMKGKGIIVNEPSVVAVNTSTHEVLAVGNQAKEMIGRTPGNIVAIRPMKDGVIADFESTKAMLRYFIEKAFTRSFFGSKPRVVVCVPSGVTEVEKRAVVESTIAAGAREKNAFLIEEPMAAAIGAGLPVEEPTGSMVVDIGGGTSEVAVISLGGIVTSKSLRVAGDELDEHIVNYIKKEYSLAVGERTAEEIKISIASVFEPDENLVMDIRGRDLITGLPKTIELNSLEVQRAIAEPVTAIIDAIKYTLEKTPPELASDIIESGIMLTGGGALLTGLDQLISYETGMPVHIAQEPLNCVAIGTGLVLEHLETLKNVLVSHRKLHM; encoded by the coding sequence ATGTTTACTAAAGATTTAGGTATAGATTTAGGTACAGCAAACACCCTTGTTTTCATGAAGGGAAAAGGCATCATCGTAAATGAGCCTTCTGTTGTGGCCGTGAACACTTCTACCCATGAGGTGCTTGCCGTAGGCAATCAGGCAAAGGAAATGATCGGAAGGACTCCCGGAAATATCGTTGCCATACGCCCCATGAAAGATGGCGTAATCGCCGACTTCGAGTCCACAAAGGCAATGCTCAGATACTTTATAGAAAAGGCCTTCACCCGTTCATTTTTCGGCTCAAAGCCGAGGGTTGTCGTATGCGTTCCTTCGGGGGTTACAGAGGTTGAAAAAAGAGCCGTCGTAGAAAGCACCATTGCCGCCGGGGCGAGAGAAAAAAATGCCTTTCTTATAGAAGAGCCAATGGCGGCCGCCATCGGAGCAGGCCTTCCTGTTGAAGAGCCTACAGGCAGCATGGTAGTAGACATCGGCGGCGGCACAAGTGAAGTTGCGGTAATTTCCCTGGGGGGAATCGTAACAAGCAAGTCTCTTCGTGTTGCGGGAGACGAGCTTGACGAGCATATTGTAAATTATATTAAAAAGGAATATTCTCTTGCTGTAGGTGAACGCACCGCAGAAGAAATTAAAATAAGCATCGCTTCTGTTTTTGAGCCTGATGAAAACCTTGTAATGGACATCAGAGGAAGGGACCTTATCACAGGGCTTCCAAAAACCATAGAGCTTAATTCTCTTGAGGTTCAAAGAGCCATTGCAGAGCCTGTTACGGCAATTATAGATGCCATCAAATATACCCTTGAAAAAACCCCGCCGGAGCTTGCCTCAGACATTATCGAATCCGGCATTATGCTTACAGGGGGCGGAGCGCTTTTAACAGGCCTTGACCAATTGATAAGCTATGAAACAGGAATGCCCGTTCATATTGCCCAAGAGCCTCTGAACTGTGTCGCCATAGGTACAGGCCTTGTTTTGGAGCATTTGGAAACCCTTAAAAACGTTCTTGTTTCCCACAGGAAGCTTCATATGTAA
- the mreC gene encoding rod shape-determining protein MreC: MDFLNTHKKAVFISASVLLIAAAIITYGYKRSTFINNAVGYVVAPIQELATNIDRWFSEKIGSIKDFDSLEDSNKALLEENQKLKLQLGRLDMLEKDNENLRGLLDLSAKYPELSVIGADIIARDSNNWSKSFNINKGTQDGLKENMVILADGGLCGKITKAGYNYSQVIPLIDDTSSVGAQIKRTGDSGFVKGDLKLSEMGYCRMENIDLDAEILINDEIVTSSLGGIYPPGITIGFVTEIHTDVGGLNKYALIKLAVDFKHLETVLVVNENFEREFLDTTPSEGPEN; the protein is encoded by the coding sequence ATGGATTTTTTAAATACTCATAAAAAGGCGGTATTTATTTCAGCCTCCGTGCTTTTAATTGCCGCCGCGATAATCACATACGGATATAAAAGGTCTACTTTTATCAATAATGCAGTAGGCTATGTTGTCGCGCCTATACAGGAATTAGCCACAAATATAGACAGATGGTTTTCTGAAAAAATAGGCTCCATCAAGGATTTTGACAGCCTTGAAGATTCCAATAAAGCCTTGCTTGAAGAAAATCAAAAGCTTAAGCTCCAGCTTGGAAGGCTTGACATGCTTGAAAAGGATAATGAAAATCTTCGGGGGCTTCTGGACCTTTCGGCAAAATACCCTGAGCTTTCCGTCATAGGGGCAGATATTATAGCAAGAGACAGCAATAACTGGAGTAAATCCTTTAATATCAATAAAGGCACACAAGACGGCTTAAAAGAAAATATGGTGATTCTTGCCGACGGCGGTCTTTGCGGAAAAATAACAAAGGCCGGGTATAATTACTCACAGGTTATTCCTTTGATTGACGATACAAGCTCCGTCGGGGCTCAGATAAAAAGAACCGGTGATTCCGGCTTTGTAAAAGGCGATTTAAAGCTTAGCGAAATGGGCTATTGCAGAATGGAAAACATTGACCTTGATGCAGAGATACTGATAAATGACGAAATCGTCACTTCCAGCCTTGGAGGCATTTACCCTCCGGGCATAACCATAGGCTTTGTTACGGAAATACATACAGACGTAGGGGGCCTTAATAAATATGCCCTGATTAAACTTGCCGTAGACTTTAAGCATCTTGAAACCGTACTTGTGGTAAATGAAAATTTTGAAAGAGAGTTTCTGGATACAACTCCTTCTGAAGGTCCTGAGAACTAA
- the mreD gene encoding rod shape-determining protein MreD — translation MRAFAVSVLLLLNIVLSSTVLRHIAIFGVMPNIALLIVVSFSVLRSDVEGAIIGLFAGLLQDIMFGRVIGINALLFMAIGYICGKPFKDFYRENYLLPLLLVIAATFFFEFGYYVTNFLFRNKLDFLYYMRKIILTEMCYNAFLSIPVFRLIYSVNAYVEKIEKPRRKLF, via the coding sequence ATGAGGGCTTTTGCCGTATCTGTTCTTCTATTATTAAATATCGTCCTCTCCTCCACGGTTCTCCGCCATATAGCAATATTTGGCGTAATGCCCAATATTGCCCTGTTAATAGTGGTTTCCTTTTCCGTACTCCGTTCAGACGTGGAAGGGGCTATCATAGGCCTTTTTGCAGGCCTGCTTCAAGATATCATGTTCGGAAGGGTTATCGGCATAAACGCCCTCCTTTTTATGGCCATAGGATACATCTGCGGAAAGCCTTTTAAGGATTTTTACAGAGAAAATTATCTCCTTCCCTTGCTTCTCGTAATCGCTGCAACCTTTTTCTTTGAATTTGGATACTATGTTACGAATTTCCTCTTCCGAAACAAGTTGGATTTCCTTTACTATATGCGGAAAATAATACTTACGGAAATGTGCTATAATGCTTTTTTAAGCATTCCTGTTTTCAGGCTCATTTACAGTGTAAATGCTTATGTTGAGAAAATAGAAAAACCCAGAAGAAAGCTATTTTAG